Proteins encoded within one genomic window of Prochlorococcus marinus str. MIT 9515:
- a CDS encoding cob(I)yrinic acid a,c-diamide adenosyltransferase, whose protein sequence is MSVSSLKSYSTSNQQVVNINNKESKLRRPNHNGQIQIYQSSYRGSYSSIIRDSLRNAALGRKVLLVQLMKGGVKQGIVNAQKLCGNLTWIRSSNSYDQYEPEEIASNENLAKSINHSINELWDFCKKELLSGEYDQIILDEIFLALELNIISKDDLISTLQNRFITGDVILTGTNIPKNFLLMADQITELRS, encoded by the coding sequence ATGTCAGTCAGCTCATTAAAAAGTTATTCAACAAGTAATCAGCAAGTTGTAAATATAAATAATAAAGAATCTAAATTAAGAAGGCCAAATCATAATGGTCAAATTCAGATTTATCAATCTTCTTACAGAGGAAGTTATTCATCTATTATCCGAGATTCACTAAGGAATGCAGCTTTAGGAAGAAAAGTTCTTTTAGTACAATTAATGAAGGGAGGTGTAAAACAAGGTATTGTCAATGCACAAAAGCTTTGCGGGAACCTAACGTGGATAAGATCATCAAATTCTTATGATCAATATGAACCCGAAGAAATAGCAAGTAATGAAAACCTGGCAAAATCGATTAATCATTCCATTAATGAATTATGGGATTTCTGTAAAAAAGAATTATTATCTGGAGAATATGATCAAATTATCCTAGATGAAATTTTTCTAGCTTTGGAATTAAATATCATAAGTAAAGATGATTTGATTTCAACACTTCAAAACCGATTCATAACTGGAGATGTAATCCTTACTGGTACAAACATTCCTAAAAATTTCTTATTAATGGCTGACCAAATTACAGAGCTTCGCTCATAA